The segment TCCCAGATGAAGCGAGACGTCAATTTTCGAGGAAAGCCGATATGAATTTGGAGGAACTACCCGACACGAAGCACAGCTGTCGGTAGACGATCCCAACTGCACTGAATTTGATCGTGAATTGGCGAAATCGTCGCAATGGCCGAAAAATCAAATCGATCAATGCGAATCATCGACCATTCGCCGGACCTTTTGGTCCAGCAGGACAAGTGAAAGCAGCAGTTCGGCGTAAAACCGTTGGACCGAGTAGTAGATCCCCCGCCAACCATCCAAGATCAACATGCGATACACCAGGCAATAGAACAGAACGACAAAAGGCGCGATGACGATTTTTGTTCGCAACCAATCCTTCCAACTCAAGTCTGAGGCGGGTGATGAATTGATCTTTTCGGCCTCTAGAAACGCATACTTTGCTTGAGCGCCAAACCAGGATGCAATCGGCTTTCGATCGTCATGGTGAATATGACTCGAGATTTTTCCAAGTTCGCCACTAACGTGCACTCGATGCGCGTGCCCATCTCGCACATAGTGTGCCAGTTCAGTTCGGTAGAGAACAGTTCGCGGAGGATAGAGGGTCGCCCGCAATGGCTTGCCAAAAACACAATACTTAAAGGATGCACGGAAACCAGCCATCTGCGAATCAAGATGACTGATTTCATCGGCGAGCTCGGTACTACAATTGTAATCTGCGTCTAACGACAATACCCATTTGGTTTTAACTTGCGAAATACCAAAGTTGCACTGGCCTGCGAAGTGATCAAAAATCCGTTGGACAACATGAACGTTTTTGAAACGCGCCGCGATCTTGAGAGTTTCATCCGTACTGAAACTGTCAACTAACAAGATACTCCTCGCCCAAGACAGTCCTTGAAGTGTTCGCTCGAGGTTAGCCTCTTCGTTATAAGTAAGAATTACTGGAGTTATGTCAGCTAGCGAAATCTGACTCGAAACGCCAGACTCCGACGCTCCTGGAGACAAGCCGCTACAGGCTGTTGTAGAAGTCACTCATTTGCTCCGCTGCATTGCGCCATGTAAATTCACGCCGGGCATAATCAGAACCCCGCTGGCCCATATTAAATCGGTCTTGGTCGCTCAATGTACAAGCTTGCGAAAGTGAGTTAGCTAACGCATCGATCTCCGGTGCCACCCACCAACCCATTTGATGATCCCTCAAGCATTGCCAAGGCGTCGCTGTGGTCGCTATCACTGGCAATCCACTAACCATCGCCTCGGCAACAACGATCCCAAAATTCTCGCTGAACGAGGGGAGCACAAACAGGTCCGCGGACTGGTACACGGCCCATTTATGACCGTCCTCGATCTCGCCGTCAAACGAGATTTTCTGATTTAAACCAAGTCGATCAATTTCACGCTGGACTTCGAATTGATGCCCATTTTCATCAGGGCCAACAATCGATAGTCGCCAGTTCGCAGGCACACTGGCGTGATGCCAAGCATGCACCAGGTTAATCAAGCCTTTCTTGGGGTGAATCCGCGACAGAAACAAAGCCGTGCGTTGCCGATCTGGCCGATGATCACCTGACCGACGAACAGGAAGATCATTAGGAACAGTGACGGCATTGGGAATCACGCAGGCTGGCTGTTTAAATCCCAACGCTCGCACTTCGTCCAATTCCAGTTGCGAGGTGACGTGAAAAGCAGTCGCCGACTTCAGATCTTTTTTTTGGAAGGCAAGCCAAGCGAGCCTCTTTTTCGAACTTCCAAAGTTCATTGCCCAGGTGCCCAACATTCCGCGAGGACTGACCACACGGACCATGCTATGCCGTTGACAAAACAGGGCGACCGCATGATTAGATGCGAGCCAAACGCCATGGTCGTGGATCACCGGCCGATGGAACCCTTCACTTAGCCGGGCAAGATGCTGGGCAAACATTTTGGGGATTCCCCACTGCCGAATCCACGTTGACTCAC is part of the Rubripirellula reticaptiva genome and harbors:
- a CDS encoding glycosyltransferase family 2 protein, coding for MTSTTACSGLSPGASESGVSSQISLADITPVILTYNEEANLERTLQGLSWARSILLVDSFSTDETLKIAARFKNVHVVQRIFDHFAGQCNFGISQVKTKWVLSLDADYNCSTELADEISHLDSQMAGFRASFKYCVFGKPLRATLYPPRTVLYRTELAHYVRDGHAHRVHVSGELGKISSHIHHDDRKPIASWFGAQAKYAFLEAEKINSSPASDLSWKDWLRTKIVIAPFVVLFYCLVYRMLILDGWRGIYYSVQRFYAELLLSLVLLDQKVRRMVDDSH
- a CDS encoding glycosyltransferase, translated to MPDKTLRVVQTIASTRWDHGGTSRSVPAICDALVHAGVDNHLVVGVSADPTVQSNFPADLSRVHSASESTWIRQWGIPKMFAQHLARLSEGFHRPVIHDHGVWLASNHAVALFCQRHSMVRVVSPRGMLGTWAMNFGSSKKRLAWLAFQKKDLKSATAFHVTSQLELDEVRALGFKQPACVIPNAVTVPNDLPVRRSGDHRPDRQRTALFLSRIHPKKGLINLVHAWHHASVPANWRLSIVGPDENGHQFEVQREIDRLGLNQKISFDGEIEDGHKWAVYQSADLFVLPSFSENFGIVVAEAMVSGLPVIATTATPWQCLRDHQMGWWVAPEIDALANSLSQACTLSDQDRFNMGQRGSDYARREFTWRNAAEQMSDFYNSL